The stretch of DNA ATTCTGAAGCCAAAAAAGGTGGATTTCCATCCTCAAATAATCCGAACAGGAATATTTCAAAGCGAAGCCGGTGGGACGAGAAAGAAAAGGGCCTAATACAAAATATCACCCTGGAATATGCCAATAAACACCTAACAGAAAATGATATTGATCGAATAGTTGCTTTATCCCAACGCCGGCATGCAGCCAAAGCACTTGAAGATATCCTGAGTCTGCCTAATGTATCTTATAAATTGTTGGCTGACAAAGTTGAAGAATTTTGTCAACCTACAGAATATAAACAATCCTTGCCAGAAGCTGAAGAAATTGGAATTCGAGCTGCATTGATTCGTCATTTTATTAGCGACCAGTTAGAATTTATTGGAATTGCAAAATACAATTTCAAAATCGAAGATATGGTTCCAATTATTCGAAGGTCTTTTGGCCCTAAAACCGGGATTGGCAAAATTGGCGGAAAAGCGGCAGGAATGTATTTAGCATTTAATATATTGCGAGAGGCATTAAAAGAAAACGGATCAAAAAATAATTCCTGGAATATTAAAATTCCGGAAACTTATTTTATTCGCTCTGATGCATACCAGGAATTCATTCACACCAACGGCTTAACGGGATTCTATGACGAAAAGTACAAGCCGATGTACCAGGTTCGTCAAGATTATCCTATGATCCGTGAGATGTTTAAAAACGCTGAATTCCCTCCACGAATTGTAAAAAAATTATCTAAACTACTTAAAATGTTTGGCAATCAGCCTCTAATTGTTAGATCAAGCAGCCATTTGGAAGATAATTTCGGGTCCACATTCTCAGGAAAATACGATAGTATCTTCTTAGCCAACCAGGGAGATTTTAATGATCGTTTAGCATCATTGTTGGATGCGATTGCCAGTGTCTATGCAAGCACCTTAGGACCGGATCCGATTCTATATCGCCGTGAAAGGAACCTGATTGATTATGATGAAAGAATGGGGATTATGATTCAGAAAGTAATCGGAATTAGATACAGAAATTATTTTCTTCCGACTTTTAGCGGCGTCGCATTTTCCAGGAATGAATATAGATGGAATAAGAAAATTCGAAAAGAAGATGGCTTTGTTCGTTTGGTAATGGGTTTGGGAACCAGGGCTGTAGATCGCGTTGGTTCGGATTATCCAAGGATGGTTGCACTTTCCGCCCCTACACTTCGCCCTGAGTCCTCTGCATCCGCCATGCAAAAATATTCACAGCGATATATTGATTTAATTGATTTGGAGGAAAATTCATTTTCTCATAAGAAAATTACCGAATTATTGGATGAAAATACTGTATTCCCCGATTTGGATAAAATTGTTTCCATAAAGCAAGAAGATTCACTCATGCCACCCATAGGAACATTGATATCTGAAAGTCCGGATAAATTAGTGATCACCTTTGGAAAACTTCTCGCAGAATTACCGTTTGCACAAAATATGCGTTGGATTTTACAAACTCTCGAAAAAAAGTATCAAACCCCTATAGATTTGGAATTCGCGATTGACGGAAATGATTTTTATATTCTGCAATGTCGACCCATAAAAAAAATTGCACCGAATAAACCTGTAAAAATACCCATGAATATATCCAATGAATCATTAATTTTTTCAGCCGAAAAAGATACTCCGATGGGTATTGTTGAAAATATCGAATACATCATTTTTATAGATCCACTGGACTACAACCGAATCGACAAACCTGAAAACAAATCAATGTTAGGCAAATTAATCAGTCAATTAAATGACCAATTATATAATCATACATTTATTTTGATGGGACCAGGGAGATGGGGAAGTAATGATATTAACCTGGGTATTCCGGTAAGATATAGTGATATCCACAATACCAAGGTACTAATAGAGATTGCCAGGGTAAAAGAAGGTTATACTCCCGAGGTTTCTTTTGGTACACACTTTTTCCAGGATTTGGTTGAGGCCGATATTTTTTACCTTCCTTTATACCCGGATGACCCTCAGGTGATCTTCAATGAGAATTTCTTACATAAGTCTGAAAATTTAATTTTGGAATATCTACCCAATTATCCTGAATTTGCAGAATATCTGCGTTTGATTCACGTTCCAAGTGCTTCCAACGGCAAATACCTGCAATTACATATGGATAGTGATAGTGATAAAGCAATTTCTTTTCTTAGCAATAAGGTTGAAAAACTAGTTCCCCCTATCAGGATAATTTAAAATTTTATCCTATTTTGTTTCAAATTTTATGACAGGCTCCCATTCTTCGGTCGGTGGATTTTCCATAAGATCTAAACATCTACGAATATAGAGTTTTGCCGGTCCATCTGTTGGGAATTCTTTCAAAATTTTATTCATATCTCTCAGGCAATTATACCATTTTTTATCATAATAATAATTGAGCGCTTGATTATACAGGTTTACACGCAGATCCATGACAATATCCGGAACTTTATCAATTCCTATCAACTCAAATATTCGGATTGGTTTATCTTTACCTTTGACTTTTACAGAATCCAATTCACGAGAGATTATTGAATTGCCAACAGACTGTTTGGTAAATTCCGAAATGATAATTCTCGTTCCATAATATTTATTGAGGCCCTCCAATCTCGCACCTAAGTTGACCGCATCACCAATTACCGTATAATCAAATAATTGCTGAGAACCAAGGTTACCGACAACCATATCTCCAGTATTAACTCCAACGCCAATATCAAAGTAATCAGCTCCGTTATTACTTGTATAAACTTGTCTCATCTCATTCAATTTTTCGATCATTTTAAAAGCAGTGCGACAAGCTTGTTCCGCATGATTCTCATAGTAATGAGGCGCCCCATAGATTGCCATGATCTCGTCGCCGACAAATTTGTCAAGCGTACCATTGTGTTGAAGGACGATTTCAGTCATCTCAGTCAAATATTCCGATAGTTTATTCACAACCTCTTCAGGAGTTAATTTTTCTGAAAAATTTGTGAATGATCTTATATCTGAAAAAAGTACTGTTAATTCTTTACGCTCACCACCGTACTGAGGTGATGATCCGGAATCGAGCATTTCTTGGACTACACTCTTCGAAACATATTTCTGAAATGTCTGGCGAATTCGATTCTTTTCTCTTTGCTCCGTTATATACAAATACGCTGAATTACCCAGGTAACTAAACACAATGGCAAATATGGGTGTAAAGGTATTAGCCATTAAACTGTAGGAGGAAAACAAATAATATGTTCCTACGGCTGCGCCTAATATTAAGAATAAGGTAACGATCCCGCCTTTTAAGGGTTTTAGCCATCTAACCAAAACCGTTACTAATAGTACCAGAATTGGGATTAAAATTAATTGAATGTTCGCCGATAGCGTATTTAAAAATTGCCGGGTTAAAAGGGTATTGAGGGCATGGGCATGTACCTCTACCCCTGTCATTATTTGTTCAT from candidate division KSB1 bacterium encodes:
- a CDS encoding PEP/pyruvate-binding domain-containing protein — encoded protein: MSTQSTDKISSRFLNYIKQYPHLKNKLFRQLLIALHTREIVTIDQIYSEAKKGGFPSSNNPNRNISKRSRWDEKEKGLIQNITLEYANKHLTENDIDRIVALSQRRHAAKALEDILSLPNVSYKLLADKVEEFCQPTEYKQSLPEAEEIGIRAALIRHFISDQLEFIGIAKYNFKIEDMVPIIRRSFGPKTGIGKIGGKAAGMYLAFNILREALKENGSKNNSWNIKIPETYFIRSDAYQEFIHTNGLTGFYDEKYKPMYQVRQDYPMIREMFKNAEFPPRIVKKLSKLLKMFGNQPLIVRSSSHLEDNFGSTFSGKYDSIFLANQGDFNDRLASLLDAIASVYASTLGPDPILYRRERNLIDYDERMGIMIQKVIGIRYRNYFLPTFSGVAFSRNEYRWNKKIRKEDGFVRLVMGLGTRAVDRVGSDYPRMVALSAPTLRPESSASAMQKYSQRYIDLIDLEENSFSHKKITELLDENTVFPDLDKIVSIKQEDSLMPPIGTLISESPDKLVITFGKLLAELPFAQNMRWILQTLEKKYQTPIDLEFAIDGNDFYILQCRPIKKIAPNKPVKIPMNISNESLIFSAEKDTPMGIVENIEYIIFIDPLDYNRIDKPENKSMLGKLISQLNDQLYNHTFILMGPGRWGSNDINLGIPVRYSDIHNTKVLIEIARVKEGYTPEVSFGTHFFQDLVEADIFYLPLYPDDPQVIFNENFLHKSENLILEYLPNYPEFAEYLRLIHVPSASNGKYLQLHMDSDSDKAISFLSNKVEKLVPPIRII
- a CDS encoding adenylate/guanylate cyclase domain-containing protein — its product is MNQKVKNRIGFTSVAFGAILITFIFSQLTFINNLELKVRDLHFRLRGPLANIDTSIVIVGIDDQTFKSIPRRFPYPRNYYAKLIRNLSEAGARIIIFDIEFTEPYELDVNQDIELAQAAREAGNVIFAGKLVEDVARSGTVNRYLVDPVDPISKPDSLNPIPWGLVNIPEDADGFVRQYIFGISLNSVLYYSLGTLTAKFLWNLTDSQINNSEDHFLMGDNKIPIVQGNSFYINYAGPNETFKHFSFVNILDDEEFDLGENDTDIFDLHKYVWGTFQNKIVFIGGTSPEFHDIKFVPFFDKHRDEQIMTGVEVHAHALNTLLTRQFLNTLSANIQLILIPILVLLVTVLVRWLKPLKGGIVTLFLILGAAVGTYYLFSSYSLMANTFTPIFAIVFSYLGNSAYLYITEQREKNRIRQTFQKYVSKSVVQEMLDSGSSPQYGGERKELTVLFSDIRSFTNFSEKLTPEEVVNKLSEYLTEMTEIVLQHNGTLDKFVGDEIMAIYGAPHYYENHAEQACRTAFKMIEKLNEMRQVYTSNNGADYFDIGVGVNTGDMVVGNLGSQQLFDYTVIGDAVNLGARLEGLNKYYGTRIIISEFTKQSVGNSIISRELDSVKVKGKDKPIRIFELIGIDKVPDIVMDLRVNLYNQALNYYYDKKWYNCLRDMNKILKEFPTDGPAKLYIRRCLDLMENPPTEEWEPVIKFETK